The following proteins are encoded in a genomic region of Mycobacterium sp. 155:
- the tsf gene encoding translation elongation factor Ts yields MANYTAADVKRLRELTGAGMLDSKNALVESEGDFDKAVELLRIKGAKDVGKRAERATAEGLVAAKDGALIELNSETDFVAKNAEFQALADLVVAAAAASKAADVEALKAAPAGDTTVEQAIADLSAKIGEKLELRRVAYFDGAVEPYLHKRAADLPPAVGVLVEFESGDNGKGTEAAHAAALQIAALKARYLTREDVPEDLVANERRIAEETARNEGKPEQALPKIVEGRVTGFYKDVVLLDQPSVSDSKKTVKALLDEAGVTVTRFARFEVGQA; encoded by the coding sequence ATGGCTAATTACACCGCTGCCGACGTCAAGCGGCTTCGGGAGCTGACCGGCGCCGGCATGCTCGACTCCAAGAACGCGCTGGTCGAGTCCGAGGGCGATTTCGACAAGGCCGTCGAGCTGCTGCGCATCAAGGGTGCCAAGGATGTCGGCAAGCGCGCCGAGCGCGCGACGGCCGAGGGCCTCGTCGCCGCCAAGGACGGCGCCCTGATCGAGCTCAACTCCGAGACCGACTTCGTCGCCAAGAACGCCGAGTTCCAGGCGTTGGCCGATCTGGTCGTCGCGGCTGCCGCCGCCTCGAAGGCCGCCGATGTCGAGGCGCTCAAGGCCGCACCGGCCGGCGACACGACCGTCGAACAGGCCATCGCGGACCTGTCGGCCAAGATCGGCGAGAAGCTCGAGCTGCGCCGGGTCGCCTACTTCGACGGCGCCGTCGAGCCCTACCTGCACAAGCGTGCGGCCGACCTGCCGCCCGCCGTCGGTGTGCTGGTGGAGTTCGAATCCGGTGACAACGGAAAAGGCACAGAGGCCGCCCATGCGGCTGCGCTGCAGATCGCTGCGCTGAAGGCCCGCTACCTCACCCGTGAGGACGTGCCGGAGGACCTGGTGGCCAACGAGCGCCGCATCGCCGAGGAGACCGCTCGCAACGAGGGCAAGCCCGAGCAGGCGCTGCCCAAGATCGTCGAGGGCCGCGTCACGGGCTTCTACAAGGACGTCGTGCTGCTGGATCAGCCGTCGGTGTCCGACAGCAAGAAGACCGTCAAGGCTCTGCTCGACGAGGCCGGTGTGACCGTGACCCGGTTCGCCCGCTTCGAGGTAGGCCAGGCCTAG
- a CDS encoding MarR family transcriptional regulator → MVDMGDILADQPLGFLIYRVTAVLQPIVAARLQPLGLTLPEFVCLRVLSTAPGQSNAELARHINVSPQAMNNVLRGLQDRGVVRRPASVPSGRALPAELSPDGAALLKQAEDVVHAADVAALANLSAEELHELKHLLARAVD, encoded by the coding sequence ATGGTTGACATGGGTGACATCCTGGCCGACCAGCCGCTCGGTTTCCTGATCTACCGCGTCACTGCAGTGCTGCAGCCGATCGTGGCCGCACGGCTCCAACCGCTGGGATTGACCTTGCCCGAATTCGTCTGTTTGCGGGTGCTGTCGACGGCCCCCGGGCAGTCCAACGCCGAGCTGGCCCGCCATATCAACGTCTCGCCGCAGGCGATGAACAACGTGCTGCGCGGCCTGCAAGACCGGGGCGTGGTGCGGAGACCCGCCAGCGTGCCCTCCGGACGTGCCCTACCTGCCGAACTGTCACCCGACGGTGCGGCCTTGCTCAAACAAGCCGAGGACGTGGTCCACGCCGCGGACGTGGCAGCGCTGGCCAATCTCAGTGCCGAGGAACTCCACGAGCTCAAACACCTACTCGCACGCGCCGTCGATTAG
- the pyrH gene encoding UMP kinase produces MADPNIAGQAAAPIRPLYTRVLLKLGGEMFGGGQVGLDPDVVHQVARQIAEVVRAGAQVAVVIGGGNFFRGAQLQQRGMERTRSDYMGMLGTVMNSLALQDFLEKEGIDTRVQTAITMGQVAEQYIPLRAVRHLEKGRVVIFGAGMGLPYFSTDTTAAQRALEIGAEVVLMAKAVDGVYTDDPRTNPDAELITAISHREIIDRGLKVADATAFSLCMDNGMPILVFNLLTDGNIARAVAGEKIGTLVTT; encoded by the coding sequence ATGGCGGATCCGAATATCGCCGGCCAGGCCGCAGCACCAATTCGCCCCCTCTATACGCGGGTTCTGCTCAAGCTCGGTGGTGAGATGTTCGGTGGCGGCCAGGTGGGCCTTGACCCCGATGTCGTGCACCAGGTGGCCCGTCAGATTGCTGAAGTGGTCCGGGCCGGCGCCCAGGTCGCGGTCGTCATCGGTGGGGGTAACTTCTTCCGCGGCGCCCAGCTGCAGCAGCGCGGTATGGAGCGCACCCGGTCGGACTACATGGGCATGCTCGGCACTGTGATGAACAGCCTTGCCCTGCAGGACTTCCTGGAGAAGGAAGGCATCGACACCCGCGTGCAGACGGCCATCACGATGGGTCAGGTCGCGGAGCAATACATCCCGCTGCGTGCCGTGCGGCACCTGGAGAAGGGCCGTGTGGTCATCTTCGGTGCCGGCATGGGTCTGCCGTACTTCTCCACCGACACCACCGCCGCCCAGCGCGCGCTGGAGATCGGCGCTGAAGTGGTGCTGATGGCCAAGGCGGTCGACGGTGTCTACACCGACGATCCGCGCACCAACCCGGACGCCGAGCTCATCACCGCCATCAGCCATCGTGAGATCATCGACCGCGGTCTCAAGGTCGCCGATGCGACGGCGTTCAGCCTCTGCATGGACAACGGAATGCCGATTCTCGTGTTCAACCTCCTCACCGACGGCAATATTGCTCGAGCGGTCGCGGGTGAGAAGATCGGAACACTGGTCACCACCTGA
- the frr gene encoding ribosome recycling factor: protein MIDETLFDAEEKMEKAVTVARDDLASIRTGRANPGMFSRINIEYYGAMTPITQLSSINVPEARLVVIKPYETSQLKPIEDAIRNSDLGVNPGNDGNVIRISIPQLTEERRRDLVKQAKSKGEDAKVSVRNIRRKAMEELGRIKKDGEAGEDEVARAEKDLDKSTHTYTAQIDDLVKHKEGELLEV, encoded by the coding sequence GTGATCGACGAGACTCTCTTCGATGCCGAAGAGAAGATGGAAAAGGCTGTCACCGTGGCCCGCGACGACTTGGCGTCGATCCGCACGGGTCGGGCCAACCCCGGCATGTTCTCCCGGATCAACATCGAGTACTACGGTGCGATGACCCCGATCACGCAGCTGTCGAGCATCAACGTGCCCGAGGCGCGGCTCGTCGTCATCAAGCCCTACGAGACATCTCAGCTCAAGCCGATCGAAGACGCCATCCGCAACTCCGACCTCGGCGTCAACCCCGGCAACGACGGCAACGTCATCCGCATCTCCATCCCTCAGCTGACCGAAGAGCGCCGTCGGGATCTGGTCAAACAGGCCAAGTCGAAGGGCGAGGATGCCAAGGTGTCGGTGCGCAACATCCGGCGTAAGGCGATGGAAGAGCTCGGCCGCATCAAGAAGGACGGCGAGGCCGGTGAGGACGAGGTAGCGCGCGCCGAAAAGGATCTCGACAAGTCGACGCACACCTACACCGCTCAGATCGACGACCTGGTCAAGCACAAAGAAGGCGAACTGCTGGAGGTCTAG
- a CDS encoding phosphatidate cytidylyltransferase: protein MTNQQTSSVANTPASEPTNEAVKKTGRAGRNLPAAIAVGVGLGGSVIAILLFAPKVWVGVVAAAMAVATHEVVRRLREGGYSVPVVPLLIGGQAMVWLTWPFGPAGALGGFGGTVVLCLIWRLLSGGLSAAPVNYTRDVSVTIFLAAWIPLFSAFGVLLIYPPDGAGRVFCLMLGVVASDVGGYTAGVLFGKHPMVPAISPKKSWEGLAGSLVLGVVVSVLAVRFLLDKPAWVGVPLGIMLVITGTLGDLVESQIKRDLGIKDMGTLLPGHGGLMDRIDSVLPSAVATWIVLTLLA from the coding sequence GTGACCAATCAGCAGACAAGTTCAGTGGCAAACACACCGGCTTCCGAGCCGACGAACGAGGCCGTGAAAAAGACGGGACGCGCCGGGCGCAACTTGCCGGCAGCGATCGCCGTCGGGGTCGGCCTCGGCGGCTCGGTCATCGCCATACTGCTGTTCGCGCCCAAGGTCTGGGTCGGCGTCGTGGCAGCGGCTATGGCGGTGGCCACCCACGAGGTGGTGCGCCGCCTGCGGGAGGGCGGCTACTCGGTGCCGGTCGTGCCGCTGCTGATCGGCGGGCAGGCCATGGTCTGGCTGACCTGGCCGTTCGGCCCGGCTGGTGCGCTGGGCGGATTCGGCGGCACGGTGGTGCTGTGCCTGATCTGGCGACTGCTTTCCGGCGGCCTGTCCGCAGCGCCGGTCAACTACACCCGTGACGTCTCGGTGACCATCTTCCTGGCCGCCTGGATACCGTTGTTCAGCGCGTTCGGCGTGCTGCTGATCTACCCGCCCGACGGCGCGGGCCGGGTGTTCTGCTTGATGCTCGGTGTGGTGGCCTCTGATGTGGGCGGCTACACGGCCGGGGTGCTATTCGGTAAGCACCCCATGGTGCCGGCGATCAGCCCGAAGAAGTCCTGGGAGGGCTTGGCCGGTTCACTGGTGCTCGGTGTCGTCGTATCGGTGCTGGCCGTGCGGTTCCTGCTCGACAAGCCGGCCTGGGTGGGTGTGCCGCTCGGCATAATGCTCGTCATCACCGGCACGCTGGGCGATCTGGTCGAATCCCAGATCAAACGCGACCTGGGGATCAAAGACATGGGCACGTTGCTGCCAGGCCACGGAGGCCTGATGGACCGCATCGACTCAGTGCTGCCCTCAGCGGTCGCCACCTGGATCGTGCTGACGCTGCTCGCCTGA
- the rlmN gene encoding 23S rRNA (adenine(2503)-C(2))-methyltransferase RlmN, translated as MSGSLPLVFDAPRRAMPPRHLADLDEEGRATAVAELGLPKFRAKQLANQYYGRLIADPQQMTDLPAAVRDQVAEALFPTLIDPVKQIQCDAGETRKTLWRAGDGTTFESVLMRYPQRNTVCISSQAGCGMACPFCATGQGGLKRNLSTAEILEQVRAASSAMRDEHFGDTAGGGRLSNIVFMGMGEPLANYNRVLAAVRRIIAPPPNGFGISARSVTVSTVGLAPAIRKLADERLGVTLAVSLHTPDDELRDTLVPVNNRWSVDEVLEAARYYADVTGRRVSIEYALIRDVNDQPWRADLLGQKLHSKLGPLVHVNLIPLNPTPGSKWDASPKPVEREFVKRVQAKGVSCTVRDTRGREIAAACGQLAAEG; from the coding sequence ATGTCCGGATCCCTGCCCCTAGTTTTCGATGCCCCGCGACGCGCCATGCCGCCGCGGCATCTCGCCGACCTCGACGAGGAGGGTCGTGCCACCGCGGTCGCCGAGCTGGGACTGCCGAAATTCCGGGCCAAACAGCTGGCCAACCAGTACTACGGCCGGCTCATCGCCGACCCTCAGCAGATGACCGATCTGCCCGCCGCCGTGCGCGATCAGGTGGCCGAGGCGCTGTTCCCGACTCTCATCGACCCGGTGAAGCAGATCCAGTGCGACGCCGGCGAGACCCGTAAGACGCTGTGGCGCGCGGGTGACGGCACGACGTTCGAGTCGGTGCTGATGCGTTATCCGCAGCGCAACACCGTGTGCATCTCGTCACAGGCCGGCTGCGGAATGGCCTGCCCGTTCTGCGCGACGGGGCAGGGCGGCCTCAAGCGCAACCTCTCGACCGCCGAGATCCTCGAACAGGTGCGTGCCGCGTCGTCGGCCATGCGCGACGAACACTTCGGTGACACCGCCGGCGGTGGCCGCCTGTCCAACATCGTGTTCATGGGCATGGGGGAGCCGCTGGCCAACTACAACCGGGTGCTGGCCGCCGTGCGGCGCATCATCGCACCGCCGCCCAACGGTTTCGGCATTAGCGCGCGGTCGGTGACCGTGTCGACCGTCGGGCTTGCGCCGGCCATCCGGAAGCTGGCCGACGAGCGCCTGGGCGTCACGCTGGCGGTGTCCCTGCACACTCCTGACGACGAGTTGCGTGACACGTTGGTGCCGGTGAACAACCGGTGGAGTGTCGACGAAGTTCTTGAGGCCGCACGCTATTACGCCGATGTCACCGGTCGGCGGGTCTCCATCGAGTACGCGCTGATCCGTGATGTCAATGATCAGCCTTGGCGCGCAGATCTCCTGGGTCAGAAGCTGCACAGCAAGCTCGGTCCTTTGGTGCACGTGAACCTCATCCCGCTCAATCCCACGCCAGGCAGTAAGTGGGACGCCAGCCCCAAGCCGGTCGAGCGGGAATTCGTCAAACGCGTTCAGGCCAAAGGCGTGTCGTGCACGGTGCGCGATACCCGCGGTCGGGAGATCGCGGCTGCCTGCGGTCAGCTCGCCGCCGAGGGCTGA
- a CDS encoding TetR/AcrR family transcriptional regulator translates to MNEPVPAQRDVEDTSTRHRILAATAKVLARSGQSKLSLSEVALQAGVSRPTLYRWFADKQELLDAFGQFERDMFDSGVGRAIVGLRGSEKLDAALRFIVSYQQSYSGVRLVDIEPEVVITQMAQVIPVMRNRLQKLLSGPNAAVKAAIVTRLAVSHYIVRSDDDDDEFLAQLRQAVGIKLPDAN, encoded by the coding sequence GTGAATGAACCAGTGCCCGCTCAGCGGGATGTCGAGGACACTTCGACGCGCCACCGGATCCTGGCGGCAACGGCCAAGGTGCTCGCCCGCAGTGGGCAGAGCAAGCTCAGCTTGTCCGAGGTTGCTCTGCAGGCCGGGGTATCGCGTCCAACGCTGTACCGCTGGTTTGCCGATAAACAGGAGTTACTCGACGCCTTCGGACAATTCGAGCGGGACATGTTCGATTCCGGCGTCGGGCGCGCCATCGTCGGGCTGCGCGGATCCGAAAAGCTAGACGCAGCTTTGCGATTCATCGTCTCCTACCAGCAGTCCTATTCGGGGGTGCGGTTGGTCGACATCGAACCCGAGGTCGTGATCACGCAAATGGCACAGGTCATTCCGGTGATGCGGAACCGCCTGCAGAAGCTGCTGTCCGGCCCTAATGCCGCGGTCAAGGCCGCGATCGTGACCCGGCTGGCGGTGTCACACTACATCGTGCGCAGCGACGACGATGATGATGAGTTCCTCGCGCAGCTGCGCCAGGCCGTCGGAATCAAGCTTCCCGACGCGAACTAG
- the glgC gene encoding glucose-1-phosphate adenylyltransferase yields MADPKVLGIVLAGGEGKRLSPLTLDRAKPAVPFGGLYRLIDFALSNLVNAGILRIAVLTQYKSHSLDRHITTTWRMSSMLGNYVTPVPAQQRLGPQWYTGSANAIYQSLNLIYDEKPDLVIVFGADHVYRMDPRQMIAQHLDTGAGATVAGIRVPRSEASAFGVIKTAADGRTVEAFLEKPSDPPGLPGAPDETFVSMGNYLFSTDVLLEALRADANDAASKHDMGGNIMPMMVERGLAQVYDFQSNEVPGAAPTDTGYWRDVGTLDSYYDAHMDLCAVVPVFNLYNSKWPILTHIPPHPPAKFVHEDDGRVGRAINSVVSNGVIVSGALVRESVLSPGVRVEEYASVERSVIMDNTVIGAGSVVRNAILDKGVVIPPGIQIGVDKDHDRARGFVVSDCGVTVLGKFQQVTV; encoded by the coding sequence ATGGCCGATCCAAAAGTTCTCGGCATCGTCCTGGCCGGCGGTGAAGGCAAACGCCTCTCACCACTGACCCTCGACCGGGCCAAACCGGCGGTTCCGTTCGGCGGACTGTACCGATTGATCGACTTCGCCTTGTCGAACTTGGTCAACGCCGGGATACTCCGCATCGCGGTCCTCACCCAGTACAAGAGCCACAGCCTCGACCGCCACATCACCACGACCTGGCGGATGAGCAGCATGCTCGGCAACTACGTGACCCCGGTGCCCGCCCAACAACGCCTCGGCCCGCAGTGGTACACGGGTTCGGCCAACGCGATCTACCAGTCGCTGAACCTCATCTACGACGAAAAACCGGACCTGGTCATCGTTTTCGGCGCTGACCACGTCTACCGCATGGACCCGCGCCAGATGATCGCCCAGCACCTCGACACCGGGGCAGGCGCCACCGTCGCCGGCATTCGCGTGCCCCGCAGCGAAGCCAGTGCCTTCGGCGTCATCAAGACTGCCGCCGACGGCCGCACAGTCGAGGCATTCCTGGAGAAGCCGTCCGACCCGCCGGGGTTGCCCGGCGCCCCCGACGAAACCTTCGTCTCCATGGGCAATTATCTCTTCTCCACCGACGTGCTACTCGAGGCGTTGCGCGCTGATGCCAACGACGCCGCCAGCAAGCACGACATGGGCGGCAACATCATGCCGATGATGGTCGAGCGGGGCCTCGCTCAGGTCTACGACTTCCAGAGCAACGAGGTACCCGGCGCCGCACCCACCGATACCGGCTACTGGCGCGACGTCGGAACCCTGGACTCCTATTACGACGCCCACATGGACCTGTGCGCCGTTGTGCCGGTCTTCAACCTGTACAACAGCAAATGGCCGATCCTCACTCACATTCCACCCCACCCCCCAGCGAAATTCGTCCACGAGGACGACGGCCGCGTGGGCCGCGCCATCAACAGCGTCGTCTCCAACGGCGTCATCGTCTCGGGTGCACTGGTACGTGAGTCGGTGCTGTCCCCCGGGGTACGCGTCGAGGAATACGCCAGCGTCGAACGCTCGGTGATCATGGACAACACAGTCATCGGGGCGGGTTCCGTGGTGCGTAACGCCATCCTCGACAAGGGCGTCGTGATACCCCCGGGGATCCAGATTGGTGTCGACAAAGATCACGACCGTGCCCGCGGATTCGTCGTCTCCGACTGCGGCGTGACCGTCCTCGGCAAGTTTCAGCAAGTCACCGTCTGA
- a CDS encoding sugar porter family MFS transporter has translation MKVNRTQRKTNTHYPSGTKSPIKRWHCSANALHRVLVLASMKPLVIRSAVVAALGGLIFGFDTAVISGAEEQIQHVFALSDAKLGFTVTTALIGTIVGALTAGRPADRYGRKKVLYAIGIFYVLGALGSALAPNVEMLMAFRFLGGLGVGAASVCAPIYTAEVAPAAHRGRLVGLVQFNIVLGILLAYASNAIVRALADGEHAWRWMLGVMVIPAVVFLLLLPTVPETPRWLATAGRWDEATATCNRLCSTPEEAGFEMAEIRSSLAAAENAPSVPFFTPGHRKVILLAVAIAFFNQMSGINAILYYAPRVMQQAGASTSAAYWMSVGVGAMNLIATMAALTVIDKIGRRKLMIVGSIGYLISLGFLAGVMFFYEDARGGVFTTTSSVLVLAGLMVFIAAHAFGQGSVIWVFISEIFPNRIRGRGQSLGSLTHWVFAAITSFAFPPIIGAFGGGVAFSIFFVAMLGQLVWVLKVMPETKGVPLEEMEAKLGLTHEPGGPLAATGH, from the coding sequence ATGAAAGTCAACAGAACGCAACGGAAAACCAACACGCATTATCCTTCTGGTACGAAATCGCCGATCAAGAGGTGGCATTGCTCTGCGAACGCACTGCACCGAGTTCTAGTTTTAGCTTCCATGAAGCCTCTAGTGATTCGCAGCGCCGTCGTGGCTGCCCTGGGTGGCCTGATTTTTGGGTTCGACACCGCGGTCATCTCCGGTGCGGAGGAACAGATCCAGCACGTCTTCGCCCTCAGCGATGCCAAGTTGGGATTCACCGTGACCACCGCGCTCATCGGAACGATCGTCGGAGCACTGACTGCGGGACGGCCCGCTGACCGATACGGCCGCAAGAAAGTGCTCTACGCGATCGGCATCTTCTACGTGCTGGGCGCACTCGGCTCGGCGCTGGCCCCGAATGTCGAGATGCTGATGGCCTTCCGGTTCCTCGGTGGGCTCGGCGTCGGCGCTGCCAGCGTATGCGCCCCGATCTACACCGCCGAAGTGGCCCCGGCGGCCCACCGCGGCCGATTGGTGGGTCTGGTGCAGTTCAACATCGTGCTTGGCATCCTGCTCGCCTACGCGTCCAACGCGATCGTTCGCGCTCTTGCCGATGGCGAGCACGCCTGGCGCTGGATGCTCGGCGTGATGGTGATCCCCGCCGTGGTCTTCCTGCTGCTGTTGCCGACGGTCCCAGAAACTCCGCGCTGGCTCGCGACCGCCGGCCGCTGGGACGAGGCCACTGCCACCTGCAACCGTCTGTGCTCGACACCGGAGGAGGCCGGCTTCGAAATGGCCGAGATCCGCTCGTCGTTGGCAGCGGCCGAGAACGCGCCGTCGGTGCCGTTCTTCACCCCCGGGCACCGCAAAGTCATCCTGCTGGCGGTCGCGATCGCGTTCTTCAACCAGATGTCGGGCATCAACGCCATCCTGTACTACGCACCGCGCGTCATGCAGCAGGCGGGCGCCAGCACCAGCGCCGCGTACTGGATGAGCGTGGGCGTCGGAGCGATGAATCTTATTGCGACCATGGCCGCATTGACCGTGATCGACAAGATCGGTCGCCGCAAGCTGATGATCGTCGGCTCGATCGGGTACCTCATCTCGCTAGGGTTCCTTGCCGGGGTGATGTTCTTCTACGAGGACGCCCGCGGCGGCGTGTTCACCACCACGTCGTCGGTGCTCGTGCTCGCGGGCCTGATGGTGTTCATCGCGGCGCACGCATTCGGGCAGGGCTCGGTGATCTGGGTGTTCATCTCCGAGATCTTCCCCAACCGGATCCGGGGGCGCGGCCAGTCGCTCGGCAGTTTGACGCACTGGGTGTTCGCCGCGATCACGTCGTTCGCATTCCCGCCGATCATCGGGGCGTTCGGCGGAGGAGTCGCGTTCAGCATCTTCTTCGTTGCGATGCTCGGCCAATTGGTCTGGGTGTTGAAGGTCATGCCCGAAACCAAGGGCGTGCCGCTGGAGGAGATGGAGGCCAAACTCGGCCTCACGCATGAACCGGGCGGTCCGCTCGCGGCGACGGGCCACTGA
- a CDS encoding carbohydrate kinase, producing MAGRVLSLGEALIDVVIRPGSTEEHVGGSPLNVAVGIATLGHPASICAHWGTDARGELLRQRAESAGLDIVAGTDSAEKTPVAFAHVDEHGHATYDFDLTWEVPPIPDVSSFGHLHTGSIAATLEPGGSAVVDVAKRMKGPCTVSYDPNIRPALMKSPDAVMDRVEQMVALSDVVKASDEDLVWLYPGTPVEDIMRRWVKIGPSMVVITRGPWGAYALLAGNRDMLHLDQLAVEVGDSVGAGDSFMAGLISGLMDADLLGSSEARQRLLAVNWSDVQPALHRAVITSALTVSRFGAYAPTMAEVRAVQAADPMLR from the coding sequence ATGGCCGGCCGCGTGCTCAGCCTCGGTGAGGCGTTGATCGACGTCGTCATCCGGCCCGGGTCCACCGAGGAACATGTCGGCGGTAGCCCGCTCAACGTCGCGGTAGGTATCGCCACGCTCGGGCATCCGGCGAGCATTTGTGCGCACTGGGGCACGGATGCCCGAGGGGAGCTGCTGCGTCAACGCGCGGAGTCGGCGGGACTGGACATCGTCGCCGGAACCGACTCGGCGGAAAAGACACCGGTGGCGTTCGCTCATGTCGACGAACATGGGCACGCTACTTATGATTTCGACCTGACGTGGGAAGTGCCGCCGATACCCGACGTTTCCTCGTTCGGGCATCTGCACACTGGCAGCATCGCGGCCACGCTCGAACCCGGAGGTTCGGCCGTCGTCGATGTCGCCAAGCGGATGAAGGGGCCCTGCACCGTCTCCTATGACCCGAATATCCGGCCGGCGCTGATGAAATCACCCGACGCGGTCATGGACCGCGTCGAACAGATGGTCGCGCTGTCAGATGTGGTCAAGGCCAGCGACGAAGACTTGGTCTGGCTGTATCCCGGGACGCCCGTCGAAGACATCATGCGCAGGTGGGTGAAGATCGGTCCGTCCATGGTCGTGATCACCCGCGGACCGTGGGGTGCCTACGCGTTGCTCGCCGGCAATCGGGACATGCTGCATCTTGATCAGCTGGCCGTCGAGGTGGGCGACTCCGTCGGTGCCGGAGACTCATTCATGGCGGGGTTGATCTCGGGGCTGATGGATGCCGATCTCCTCGGCTCGTCTGAAGCGCGCCAACGGCTTCTCGCCGTCAATTGGTCCGATGTCCAGCCCGCTCTGCACCGAGCCGTCATCACGAGTGCGTTGACCGTCAGTCGCTTCGGTGCCTACGCGCCGACGATGGCCGAGGTGCGGGCGGTTCAGGCGGCCGATCCGATGTTGCGCTGA
- a CDS encoding DUF2631 domain-containing protein — MASTEVDRYNGVDVEDVPSAAWGWSKENIKVIHIGGLLSAAFLLVMLRGNHVGHVEDVFLIGFAVLLVALVGRDWWLRRRGWIR; from the coding sequence GTGGCCAGCACCGAAGTGGACCGATACAACGGCGTCGACGTCGAAGACGTGCCTTCGGCTGCATGGGGCTGGTCCAAGGAGAACATCAAGGTCATCCACATCGGCGGCCTGCTCTCCGCGGCTTTCCTGCTGGTGATGCTCCGCGGGAACCACGTCGGCCACGTCGAGGACGTCTTCCTCATCGGATTTGCGGTACTGCTCGTGGCCCTGGTCGGTCGCGATTGGTGGCTCCGCCGCCGCGGCTGGATCCGCTGA
- a CDS encoding nitroreductase family deazaflavin-dependent oxidoreductase: protein MSDPVPPRWLKPMNKVMMAVQRLGIPTGPAMVLTVPGRRSGQPRSTPMTPFTHAGGLYTVAGYPGSDWAANARAAGAGTLSKGRRSRRVRIVELSPEQSRPILRTFAVKVPVGVGFAKRSGLVVDGTPDEFEALAGRLTVFRFDPAD, encoded by the coding sequence ATGTCCGATCCAGTCCCGCCGCGCTGGCTCAAGCCCATGAACAAGGTGATGATGGCGGTGCAGCGCCTAGGCATCCCGACCGGGCCCGCCATGGTGCTGACCGTGCCGGGCCGCCGTAGCGGGCAACCCCGCAGCACCCCGATGACCCCATTCACGCACGCCGGCGGCCTCTACACCGTCGCCGGCTACCCGGGTTCGGACTGGGCGGCCAACGCTCGGGCCGCGGGCGCCGGAACCCTCAGCAAGGGCAGACGGTCCCGCCGGGTCCGCATCGTCGAACTCAGCCCCGAACAATCCCGCCCCATCCTGCGCACATTCGCTGTGAAGGTGCCCGTCGGCGTCGGTTTCGCCAAGCGCAGCGGCCTGGTCGTCGACGGCACACCTGACGAATTCGAGGCGCTGGCAGGCCGATTGACGGTGTTCCGGTTCGATCCGGCGGACTGA
- a CDS encoding NAD(P)H-binding protein, with translation MNTTILVTGATGNVGRPLVSELVTAGARVRAVTRHPETAGFPSTVEAVPTAAAGLVGADAVFLNSRALGADLAATVEQARSAGARRLVALSAINADDDDARQPSRVRGDRNRECEQLAVASGLEWVSLRPTIFASNFAGMWAPQLGAGDVVTGPYADASIAVIADADIAAVAAVALLTDDLVGQRIPLTGPQALTNTELVAALGAALGRPLRYQEVPPDAVRERFRVVGFPAAFADAYLALLADTVGRPALVTHDVDKILGRPATPFVRWAADNRERFVTD, from the coding sequence ATGAACACCACCATTCTCGTCACGGGCGCCACGGGCAACGTCGGACGTCCACTCGTTTCCGAACTCGTCACTGCCGGCGCGCGGGTACGCGCCGTCACCCGGCACCCGGAGACCGCGGGCTTTCCCTCCACGGTCGAGGCGGTGCCGACCGCCGCGGCAGGGCTGGTCGGGGCCGACGCGGTCTTCCTCAACTCCCGCGCGCTCGGCGCCGACCTTGCAGCGACGGTCGAGCAGGCCCGCTCGGCCGGGGCGCGCCGGCTGGTTGCGCTGTCGGCGATCAACGCCGATGACGACGACGCCCGCCAGCCGTCCCGAGTGCGCGGTGACCGCAACCGCGAGTGCGAACAGCTGGCGGTGGCGTCGGGCCTGGAGTGGGTGAGCCTGCGGCCGACGATCTTCGCCTCCAATTTCGCCGGTATGTGGGCGCCACAGCTCGGTGCCGGTGATGTCGTGACCGGCCCGTACGCCGACGCGTCGATCGCGGTGATCGCCGACGCCGATATCGCGGCCGTGGCCGCCGTCGCGCTGCTCACCGATGACCTTGTCGGACAACGTATTCCGCTGACCGGACCGCAGGCGCTGACCAACACCGAGCTGGTGGCCGCCCTCGGCGCGGCCCTGGGCCGGCCGTTGCGCTACCAGGAGGTGCCGCCCGACGCGGTACGCGAGCGGTTCCGCGTGGTCGGCTTCCCCGCGGCGTTCGCCGACGCGTATCTGGCGCTGCTGGCCGACACCGTCGGCAGGCCGGCACTGGTCACTCACGACGTGGACAAGATTCTCGGCCGTCCCGCGACACCGTTCGTCCGCTGGGCTGCAGACAACCGTGAACGTTTCGTCACCGACTAG